One Deefgea tanakiae genomic region harbors:
- the ccoS gene encoding cbb3-type cytochrome oxidase assembly protein CcoS gives MESLYLLIPLSIVIAFVIGFVFWWTIRSGQLDDLEGPSWRILHDDDKSELKEHHLHEEKQKFPD, from the coding sequence TTGGAAAGCCTCTACCTACTCATCCCCCTATCGATTGTTATTGCCTTTGTGATTGGTTTTGTCTTTTGGTGGACCATCCGCAGTGGCCAACTGGATGATTTAGAAGGCCCTAGCTGGCGAATTTTGCATGACGATGACAAGAGCGAACTAAAAGAACATCACTTGCACGAAGAAAAGCAAAAATTTCCTGACTGA
- the cysG gene encoding siroheme synthase CysG produces the protein MDYFPLFLNLKQQACMIVGGGEIAVRKLRLLRSAGADVTVVAPELCDEMLGLVKSGEVRWQPAEFSLAQIAGQRLVIAATDHPSVNQAVFTACEAAGILVNSVDDPAHSRFITPAIVDRAPLTIAISTGGGVPVLARHLRAQLEALIPHGWGDLAKLGSELRDLCKEKMPDTASRRDFWENVLAGPIPDQVFSGQVNEAREQLIFAIENRALQSENLGAVYLVGSGPGNPDLLTFRALRLMQQADVVLYDNLVSDDIMEMVRRDAERIYVGKKSNNHALPQEEINQLLVRLALEGKKVLRLKGGDPFIFGRGGEEIEELAEHGIAFEVVPGITSAAGASCYAGIPLTHRDYAQSVTFVTGHRRAGETDLDWPRLVNPSETVVVYMGVAQSGYIAEQLIHHGRASHTPIAVIERATTNQQRVVTGELGQLAQLITESHIKPPALIIIGDVVKLHSKLNWRSEKG, from the coding sequence ATGGATTACTTCCCTCTTTTTTTAAATCTAAAACAACAAGCCTGCATGATTGTCGGTGGCGGCGAAATTGCTGTTCGTAAACTACGCCTTTTACGCTCTGCCGGGGCCGACGTAACTGTGGTGGCGCCTGAACTTTGTGATGAAATGCTAGGCCTAGTCAAATCAGGTGAAGTGCGCTGGCAACCTGCAGAATTTTCACTCGCGCAAATTGCAGGCCAACGCCTTGTGATTGCCGCAACCGACCACCCAAGCGTCAACCAAGCTGTGTTTACAGCTTGCGAAGCTGCCGGGATTTTAGTCAACTCCGTCGATGACCCTGCGCACAGCCGATTTATCACGCCAGCGATTGTTGACCGTGCCCCGCTGACAATTGCCATTTCCACTGGCGGTGGTGTTCCGGTACTGGCGCGTCATTTGCGCGCGCAGCTCGAAGCGCTCATCCCGCATGGGTGGGGTGACTTAGCAAAATTAGGTAGTGAGCTACGTGATTTGTGCAAAGAAAAAATGCCCGACACCGCAAGCCGCCGTGACTTTTGGGAAAACGTACTAGCAGGCCCAATTCCCGACCAAGTTTTTTCTGGGCAAGTAAACGAAGCGCGTGAGCAATTGATTTTCGCCATCGAAAATCGTGCCTTGCAGAGCGAAAACTTAGGCGCTGTATACTTAGTCGGCAGCGGCCCCGGAAATCCAGATTTACTCACCTTTCGCGCTCTACGCCTGATGCAACAGGCCGATGTGGTGCTGTACGATAATTTAGTGTCGGACGACATCATGGAAATGGTTCGCCGCGATGCGGAGCGTATTTATGTCGGCAAAAAATCAAATAATCACGCGCTACCGCAAGAAGAAATTAATCAACTTTTAGTGCGCCTTGCTTTAGAGGGCAAAAAAGTACTGCGCTTAAAAGGTGGCGATCCGTTTATTTTTGGTCGTGGCGGCGAAGAAATCGAAGAGCTTGCCGAGCACGGCATTGCTTTTGAAGTGGTACCAGGGATTACTTCTGCTGCAGGCGCATCGTGTTATGCAGGTATTCCGCTAACGCACCGCGATTATGCGCAATCAGTTACTTTCGTGACTGGTCACCGTCGCGCAGGAGAAACCGATCTCGACTGGCCTCGCCTGGTTAACCCATCCGAAACTGTGGTGGTCTATATGGGCGTAGCACAATCTGGGTATATCGCTGAGCAACTTATCCATCATGGCAGAGCCAGTCATACCCCGATTGCAGTCATTGAGCGAGCCACAACAAATCAACAACGTGTCGTGACCGGTGAGCTTGGGCAACTCGCTCAACTCATTACAGAGAGCCATATCAAACCGCCAGCACTGATTATCATTGGCGACGTGGTCAAACTACATAGCAAACTCAACTGGCGATCAGAAAAAGGCTAG
- a CDS encoding LrgB family protein, producing MNFSIDLAQFPATWIAVTGLAYLLANKIYKQANCFPLLNPVLISVLLIIGILQLTHTPYDVYFHGAQPIHLLLGPATVALAIPLYSNLAKMKAYFWPLLIALGVGSLVGMVSVLIIGSALGLDWQTVLSFVPKSCTTPIAMALAQEHGGLPSLTANAVIIAGVGGAALAVPLYQWFNIKHEVAQGFALGLASHGVGTARAFQISDTAGAFSGLAMGFNGVVTALLLPLVLSIWLYF from the coding sequence ATGAACTTTTCAATCGATTTGGCGCAGTTTCCTGCAACGTGGATTGCGGTAACGGGCTTGGCGTATTTACTAGCTAATAAAATCTATAAACAAGCCAACTGCTTTCCTTTGCTTAATCCTGTTTTGATTTCAGTATTGCTCATCATCGGCATCTTACAGCTCACACATACGCCCTATGATGTGTACTTTCATGGCGCTCAGCCTATTCATTTATTGCTTGGGCCCGCCACGGTTGCATTGGCGATTCCCTTGTATTCGAATTTAGCCAAAATGAAGGCTTATTTTTGGCCTCTTTTGATCGCTTTGGGGGTTGGGTCGCTGGTGGGTATGGTTTCGGTGTTGATCATTGGGTCAGCTTTGGGGCTTGATTGGCAGACAGTCTTGTCGTTTGTCCCGAAGTCGTGCACAACACCGATTGCCATGGCCTTGGCGCAAGAGCACGGCGGTTTACCATCGTTGACTGCCAATGCGGTCATTATTGCGGGCGTGGGTGGTGCGGCTTTAGCTGTTCCGCTTTATCAATGGTTTAATATCAAACACGAAGTGGCGCAAGGTTTTGCTTTAGGGCTCGCTTCGCACGGTGTGGGTACGGCACGCGCTTTTCAAATCTCGGATACCGCCGGTGCTTTTTCAGGTTTGGCGATGGGGTTTAATGGGGTTGTTACTGCACTCTTACTGCCGCTAGTGCTGAGTATTTGGCTGTATTTTTAG
- a CDS encoding heavy metal translocating P-type ATPase: protein MKIDTSSCFHCAEPCPSDNELHIRYRNADHAVCCAGCKSVAETIISSGLDQYYAQREKPADRKEPLPTELREQLSLYDDKQLQADFVHQTGEQSKEAALILEGISCAACIWLNEQHIAQLQGVQSVSINYSTYRARIRWDDSQIHLSTILEHIAAIGYRALPYDHARDEVNWQKQRKSALFRLWVAGLSMMQVMMFVVPIYLSADGEIEDLWLTMMHWGSALLTLPVVLYSCWPFYTNSWRDLKHGRAGMDLPVSLGVLIAFFASVYALIANNGEIYFDSVSMFVFLLLSGRYLELKARRNAGAAAEKLVKLVPTFAHQLHSDQTLHETAVARLKVGDRIVVKAGEIIPIDGLVLDGQSEVNEAMLTGESLPVRKVSGSNVTAGTSNLLSPLTVEVKLTGADTRIAGMVRILDQALEQKPRLAAIADRISGWFVFGLLIAAALTYWYWHLHDPLHALPITVALLVISCPCALSLATPTALTAATGRLAQLGLLVTRANLLETLAKVTDIVLDKTGTLTHGEPRIVRTVPLAMEAEPALTIAQALESQSEHPIAKAFAAQNKQSDNSAATDIQKHAQGGISGRIDNQQYWIGSLQFISDLLNQPIPYTLTQYTTEGSIIALSDGDTWLTAFVLADTLRPDAAELVHKLHQSGFNVHLVSGDQLHPVNHIASQLSISNVRAHATPEAKVAYIQTLQDSGKVVLMIGDGVNDAPVLALANVSIAMGAGVDIAHAAGDMILLNNNLACLPAAFKLAKKTQRIIKQNLLWALLYNIAALPLAAAGFVTPWLASIGMAMSSLLVVLNALRLVSIPKKKSQ, encoded by the coding sequence ATGAAGATTGATACAAGTTCTTGCTTTCACTGCGCCGAGCCCTGCCCATCTGATAATGAATTGCATATTCGCTACCGCAATGCAGATCATGCAGTTTGTTGTGCTGGCTGCAAATCCGTAGCAGAAACCATTATTAGCAGTGGTTTAGATCAGTATTATGCCCAGCGTGAAAAACCTGCCGACCGCAAAGAACCACTACCCACAGAGCTTCGCGAGCAACTTTCTTTGTACGACGACAAGCAACTTCAAGCTGATTTCGTTCACCAAACTGGCGAGCAGAGCAAAGAAGCGGCTTTAATATTAGAAGGAATCAGCTGCGCTGCCTGTATTTGGCTGAATGAGCAACACATCGCCCAACTACAAGGCGTGCAATCGGTATCGATCAACTACTCAACATATCGAGCCCGTATTCGCTGGGATGACAGCCAAATTCATTTATCCACGATTTTGGAGCATATCGCAGCAATCGGCTATCGCGCACTCCCGTACGACCACGCCAGAGATGAAGTGAACTGGCAAAAACAAAGAAAATCAGCACTATTTAGACTCTGGGTTGCTGGCCTGTCGATGATGCAGGTCATGATGTTCGTTGTACCGATTTATTTATCAGCCGACGGCGAAATTGAAGACCTTTGGCTGACAATGATGCACTGGGGTAGTGCCTTACTCACCCTCCCCGTCGTGCTTTATTCTTGCTGGCCTTTTTACACCAATAGCTGGCGAGATTTAAAACATGGCCGCGCGGGGATGGATTTGCCGGTTAGTTTGGGTGTTTTAATCGCATTTTTTGCTAGCGTGTATGCCTTAATAGCGAATAACGGTGAAATCTACTTTGATTCGGTTTCGATGTTTGTATTTCTGCTATTAAGCGGGCGCTACTTAGAGCTCAAAGCGAGGCGTAATGCTGGCGCCGCTGCAGAAAAACTCGTCAAACTCGTCCCCACATTTGCCCACCAACTACATAGCGATCAAACGCTACATGAAACCGCCGTTGCTCGACTCAAAGTCGGTGATCGGATTGTGGTCAAAGCCGGTGAAATTATTCCTATCGATGGCTTGGTGCTGGATGGTCAAAGCGAAGTCAATGAGGCGATGTTAACGGGCGAATCGCTCCCCGTACGCAAAGTATCTGGCTCAAACGTGACCGCTGGTACGTCGAATTTATTGTCTCCACTCACCGTAGAGGTCAAGCTGACAGGAGCAGATACCCGTATTGCGGGCATGGTTCGAATTTTGGATCAAGCGCTAGAACAAAAACCTCGCTTAGCGGCGATTGCGGATCGGATATCGGGTTGGTTTGTTTTTGGTTTACTCATCGCAGCCGCCCTCACCTATTGGTACTGGCATCTGCACGACCCACTTCACGCGCTCCCCATTACCGTCGCGCTACTGGTTATTTCATGCCCTTGTGCTTTATCGCTCGCGACCCCAACGGCCTTGACTGCGGCTACAGGCCGTTTAGCGCAACTCGGTTTATTAGTAACAAGAGCCAATCTCTTAGAAACGCTCGCCAAAGTCACTGACATCGTTTTAGATAAGACGGGAACGCTCACTCATGGCGAACCTCGTATCGTTCGCACCGTTCCGCTCGCCATGGAAGCAGAGCCCGCATTAACTATTGCGCAAGCTTTAGAATCTCAATCTGAACACCCAATCGCAAAAGCCTTTGCCGCTCAGAACAAGCAATCCGACAATTCAGCAGCAACGGATATCCAAAAACACGCCCAAGGCGGGATTTCTGGCCGTATCGATAATCAGCAATACTGGATAGGCTCTTTGCAGTTTATTAGTGATTTATTGAACCAACCCATACCATATACTTTAACGCAGTATACGACTGAAGGCTCTATAATTGCTTTATCAGATGGAGATACATGGCTTACTGCCTTTGTGCTGGCAGATACTTTACGCCCTGACGCAGCAGAGCTGGTTCACAAACTGCATCAGTCTGGATTTAATGTGCATTTAGTATCGGGCGATCAACTCCACCCAGTCAATCACATTGCCAGTCAACTCAGCATCAGCAATGTCCGCGCTCATGCGACACCCGAAGCTAAAGTGGCGTACATTCAAACACTGCAAGACAGTGGAAAAGTGGTACTGATGATCGGAGACGGTGTCAATGATGCACCAGTACTCGCCCTGGCCAATGTCTCGATTGCCATGGGCGCTGGTGTTGATATTGCGCATGCTGCGGGCGATATGATTTTGCTAAACAACAATTTGGCCTGTTTACCAGCCGCGTTTAAGCTGGCAAAAAAAACACAGCGCATTATCAAGCAAAACTTATTGTGGGCACTACTCTACAATATTGCTGCGCTGCCTTTGGCTGCCGCAGGGTTTGTTACGCCGTGGCTCGCAAGTATTGGTATGGCGATGAGTTCTCTGCTCGTAGTACTCAATGCGCTTCGTCTTGTCTCCATACCTAAGAAAAAGAGCCAATAA
- a CDS encoding CidA/LrgA family protein: MASYFKINLGFAMLYGLSIIFLALVSGELLRQLFNLPIPSVVLGMLLLTLWCVVRGRAESKIALASEGLLRYLGVLFVPAGVGLIELGDRLEAQGIAMMVTIMLSTLVTLLVTAWVLNFLLLRRQKKQPESSV; the protein is encoded by the coding sequence GTGGCATCATATTTCAAAATAAATTTAGGTTTTGCCATGCTGTACGGCTTATCAATTATTTTTCTTGCCCTTGTTAGTGGCGAACTTCTACGGCAATTATTTAATTTGCCTATCCCGAGTGTGGTTTTAGGTATGCTGCTACTCACCCTGTGGTGCGTAGTGCGTGGCAGGGCTGAGTCAAAAATTGCGTTGGCATCCGAAGGTTTGTTGCGGTATTTGGGGGTGTTATTTGTCCCGGCTGGGGTAGGTTTGATTGAGCTAGGTGATCGACTAGAAGCGCAAGGCATTGCGATGATGGTGACGATTATGCTGTCCACCCTTGTAACATTGCTGGTCACAGCTTGGGTGTTGAACTTTCTCTTGTTGCGTCGGCAGAAAAAGCAGCCGGAGTCTTCCGTATGA
- a CDS encoding voltage-gated chloride channel family protein yields MSGFSFYRQTFLDLAIWLPLAVLIGMLGGLASAVLLVSLDWATVTRVANPSLIWFLPFAGFGVGWLYHRFGRGIESGSNLLIDEVHNPKAVIPLRMAPLVLAGTVLSHLFGASVGREGTAVQMSGTLADRVALLTRRGPEGRRAILMAGMSAGFAGVFGTPLAGAVFGLEVLALGKMRNNALFPCLIASLTSDWVVRALGVHHTHYVISSIPTVTLKGIVAVLVAGIVFGLVGKFFAETTHWFAHQFKKISYPPLRPFVGGLVLSILVYTTGAYRYIGLGVPSIIESFSQPLSLFDAPLKFLFTTFSLGAGFKGGEVTPLFYIGSTLGNALAPILDMPYPLLAGLGFVAVFAGAANTPLACTFMAVELFGAAIAPYALLACVVAYLFSGHSSIYIAQRLGSGKGRLISDEESATRLSDMK; encoded by the coding sequence ATGTCAGGCTTTAGCTTCTATCGACAGACTTTTTTGGATTTGGCTATTTGGTTGCCCCTGGCGGTACTAATTGGAATGTTAGGCGGACTTGCTTCCGCCGTTTTGTTGGTGTCGCTTGATTGGGCTACTGTCACGCGCGTGGCCAATCCATCGCTGATTTGGTTTTTACCATTCGCTGGATTTGGTGTGGGCTGGCTGTATCACCGCTTTGGGCGCGGCATCGAATCGGGTAGTAATTTACTGATTGATGAAGTGCATAATCCCAAAGCGGTTATCCCTTTGCGGATGGCGCCTTTGGTGTTGGCAGGTACTGTGCTGTCGCATTTGTTTGGTGCATCGGTCGGACGTGAAGGTACTGCGGTGCAAATGTCTGGTACTTTGGCCGATCGCGTTGCGCTCTTGACTCGGCGTGGTCCAGAAGGGCGACGCGCCATTTTGATGGCTGGAATGAGTGCTGGCTTTGCGGGTGTATTTGGTACCCCGCTGGCCGGAGCTGTATTTGGCTTGGAGGTCTTGGCTCTTGGTAAGATGCGCAATAATGCCTTATTCCCATGTTTAATCGCTAGCTTGACGAGTGACTGGGTGGTTCGTGCTTTGGGTGTGCATCACACCCACTATGTCATTTCATCCATCCCCACGGTGACGCTCAAGGGTATCGTTGCTGTTTTAGTTGCCGGTATTGTCTTTGGTTTGGTCGGTAAGTTTTTTGCTGAAACTACCCATTGGTTTGCACATCAATTTAAAAAAATTAGTTATCCACCTTTGCGGCCATTTGTGGGTGGCTTGGTACTTTCAATCTTGGTTTATACCACGGGTGCATATCGATATATAGGTTTAGGGGTTCCAAGTATTATTGAATCATTTTCTCAACCATTATCATTGTTTGACGCACCATTAAAGTTTCTATTTACGACATTCTCTTTGGGGGCAGGATTTAAAGGTGGTGAAGTAACTCCTTTATTTTATATTGGATCAACTTTGGGTAATGCATTGGCGCCCATATTAGATATGCCATATCCATTATTGGCGGGCTTAGGTTTTGTTGCCGTATTTGCTGGCGCTGCCAATACGCCACTGGCATGTACATTTATGGCTGTTGAACTATTTGGTGCGGCAATTGCCCCATATGCATTATTAGCTTGTGTTGTTGCTTACTTGTTCTCTGGGCATAGTAGTATTTATATTGCGCAGCGCTTAGGCTCTGGAAAAGGGCGCCTCATTAGTGATGAGGAATCAGCTACACGATTATCAGATATGAAATAA
- a CDS encoding PQ-loop domain-containing transporter has protein sequence MNRLVLEGATYLQFCVGFLSLLAYLPQWKLMYASKSSSNVSLGSWAIWSVSSLIATFYALVQVLANGRGWALVFSASSNLVFVIITLCLIAKYRAPKTSAPFVMS, from the coding sequence ATGAATCGATTAGTTTTAGAAGGAGCGACTTATTTACAATTCTGCGTTGGCTTCCTTTCTTTGCTGGCTTATCTCCCACAATGGAAATTGATGTATGCCTCTAAATCCAGCAGCAATGTCTCTCTGGGGTCTTGGGCAATTTGGAGTGTTTCATCGCTGATTGCGACTTTCTATGCTTTGGTTCAAGTTTTGGCGAACGGGCGCGGTTGGGCTTTAGTGTTTTCAGCGAGCTCGAATTTGGTGTTTGTCATCATTACACTGTGTTTGATTGCCAAATATCGAGCGCCGAAAACATCGGCACCCTTTGTAATGAGCTAG
- a CDS encoding c-type cytochrome, producing MKMLAAVLSVGLLINASAFAAPVDDLLKSKNCMACHAVDKKIVGPSYKDVAAKYKGNKDAVTLLATKIQKGGSGVWGAVPMPPNAVTAAEAKMLAAWVMIQK from the coding sequence ATGAAAATGCTTGCTGCCGTACTCTCTGTAGGTCTTTTAATTAATGCAAGTGCATTTGCTGCGCCTGTTGACGATTTATTGAAGTCTAAAAATTGTATGGCCTGTCATGCGGTCGACAAAAAGATTGTCGGCCCGTCTTACAAAGATGTTGCTGCAAAGTACAAAGGCAATAAAGATGCCGTGACTTTGCTGGCGACTAAAATTCAAAAGGGCGGTTCAGGTGTTTGGGGGGCCGTGCCGATGCCACCGAATGCGGTGACTGCCGCTGAAGCTAAAATGCTTGCAGCATGGGTAATGATCCAGAAGTAA